In Cutaneotrichosporon cavernicola HIS019 DNA, chromosome: 1, one DNA window encodes the following:
- the RPL11 gene encoding uncharacterized protein (Belongs to the universal ribosomal protein uL5 family), whose product MIHDMDQADAKTAVNPMKELRIEKLVINISVGESGDRLTRAAKVLEQLTGQTPVTSKARYTVRSFSIRRNEKIAVHVTIRGPKAEEVLERALKVKEYELRRRNFSATGNFGFGIDEHIDLGIKYDPGIGIFGMDFYTIMGRPGMRVARRKAKIGRIGATHKVKPEQTVAWFKQRFDGIVSR is encoded by the exons ATGATACATGATATGGACCAA GCCGACGCTAAGACCGCCGTCAACCCGATGAAGGAGCTCCGCATCGAGAAGCTCGTCATCA ACATCTCGGTCGGCGAGTCCGGTGACCGTCTCACCCGTGCCGCCAaggtgctcgagcagctcacTGGTCAGACCCCCGTGACCTCGAAGGCGCGCTACACTGTCCGCTCGTTCTCGATTCGTCGTAACGAGAAGATTGCCGTGCACGTCACCATCCGTGGccccaaggccgaggaggtccttgagcgcgctctcaaggtcaaggagtACGAGCTCCGCCGCCGTAACTTCTCCGCCACCGGCAACTTTGGCTTCGGTATCGACGAGCACATCGACCTTGGCATCAAGTACGACCCCGGAATCGGCATTTTCGGCATGGACTTCTACACCATCATGGGCCGCCCCGGTATGCGTGTTGCCCGccgcaaggccaagatTGGCCGCATTGGTGCTACCCACAAGGTCAAGCCCGAGCAGACCGTTGCGTGGTTCAAGCAGCGCTTCGACGGCATCGTTTCCCGCTAA